One region of Termitidicoccus mucosus genomic DNA includes:
- a CDS encoding response regulator, with product MPISVAIVEDSAAWTKELEQVIARDSGLQLACTCRRMRSALKQIPPLTPDVVLMDINLPDGSGIEATARLKDMLPKTEVLIFTVYEDTEEIFRALEAGASGYLLKRSSDADVLNAIHNLMKGEVPMTGEIARKIIQSFQKKQPIPKERIKDENLTRREMDILQALARGLSMKEIAKECSISPGTVNCHLKNIYAKLHVHSRMEAVMKFLG from the coding sequence ATGCCCATCTCAGTTGCCATAGTCGAAGACAGCGCCGCATGGACCAAGGAACTCGAACAGGTCATCGCCCGTGACTCCGGGCTTCAGCTCGCGTGCACCTGCCGCCGCATGCGCAGCGCGCTCAAACAGATTCCCCCGCTCACGCCCGATGTCGTGCTCATGGACATCAATCTGCCCGATGGCTCGGGCATCGAAGCCACCGCCCGACTCAAGGACATGCTGCCCAAAACCGAGGTGCTCATCTTTACCGTTTACGAGGACACCGAGGAAATATTCAGGGCGCTCGAAGCCGGCGCAAGCGGCTACCTGTTGAAACGCTCATCCGATGCCGACGTCCTGAATGCGATTCACAACCTCATGAAAGGCGAGGTGCCGATGACCGGGGAAATCGCGCGCAAGATCATCCAGTCATTCCAGAAAAAACAGCCCATCCCGAAGGAACGCATAAAAGATGAAAACCTGACGCGCCGGGAAATGGACATCCTGCAAGCGCTGGCCCGCGGACTCTCGATGAAGGAAATCGCCAAGGAATGTTCGATCAGCCCCGGCACGGTGAATTGCCATCTGAAAAACATCTACGCCAAACTCCACGTCCACTCCCGCATGGAGGCCGTGATGAAGTTTCTCGGGTGA
- a CDS encoding KilA-N domain-containing protein has product MTKLTVLDQDVAHYTHNEDDFISLTDIARYKNQDSTDDLIRNWLRNRNTLEFLGIWEQLNNPSFKPVEFDGFRIQAGLNSFTLTPKQWIEKTGAIGLVSKPGRYGGTYAHKDIAFEFASWISVEFKLYLIKEFQRLKDEERKTLGWDIRRNLARINYRIHTDAIQTHLIPEKLTPSQTSQIYASEADVLNLALFGKTAAQWRAANPGKKGNMRDEAGTTQLVCLSNLENLNALFISEKLPQKERLERLNQIAIQQMTILTTHPSLRLDKAHGDGDKNRR; this is encoded by the coding sequence TTGCCCACTACACGCATAATGAGGACGATTTCATCAGCCTCACGGACATCGCCCGTTACAAGAACCAAGACAGCACCGACGATCTCATCCGCAACTGGCTGCGCAATCGTAACACGCTTGAGTTTCTCGGCATCTGGGAACAACTCAATAATCCCAGTTTTAAACCCGTCGAATTCGACGGGTTTAGAATTCAAGCAGGTCTGAACAGTTTCACCCTTACTCCCAAGCAATGGATCGAAAAGACCGGAGCCATCGGGCTCGTATCCAAACCCGGACGCTATGGTGGCACCTACGCCCACAAGGACATCGCCTTCGAGTTCGCGTCGTGGATTTCGGTCGAGTTCAAACTCTATCTCATAAAAGAGTTTCAACGGCTCAAGGATGAGGAGCGCAAAACCCTTGGCTGGGACATCCGCCGCAACCTTGCCCGCATTAACTACCGCATTCATACGGACGCCATTCAGACACACCTGATCCCGGAAAAACTCACGCCAAGCCAGACCTCGCAAATCTACGCCAGCGAAGCCGACGTGCTCAACCTTGCGCTCTTCGGTAAAACCGCCGCGCAATGGCGCGCCGCCAACCCCGGCAAAAAGGGAAACATGCGCGACGAGGCCGGCACCACCCAACTCGTTTGCCTCTCCAACTTGGAAAATCTCAACGCCCTATTCATTTCCGAAAAACTCCCGCAAAAAGAACGTCTCGAACGCCTCAACCAGATTGCCATTCAACAGATGACAATTCTCACGACACATCCAAGTCTGCGACTGGACAAGGCGCATGGCGATGGCGACAAAAACCGACGATAA